The following are encoded together in the Montipora foliosa isolate CH-2021 chromosome 12, ASM3666993v2, whole genome shotgun sequence genome:
- the LOC137979821 gene encoding uncharacterized protein: MLSLRASKDTNAEPPAKQKSTGRDEKPTDSQSHITRSKANCQKNKTNLHEPTSTVPLAGYRICDFGKLQKDLDKCQFCDQGPLSLFNVMAEKKFGISSTFAIQCSICSQTNHISTSKQHRAGSRGPKAFDANTRVALAALDNGIGFSHVNSILTALDIPNMTRKTYKVREREVGKIAEGVAKATCKVMFDKECELVKENGGTVDTDGLLPLSVSYDMGWSKRGRAHNSLTGHGAVMGSLTGKALDFTTRNKFCRTCQSASQTGGNPKPHDCRVNHQASSKSMEPLGAVELFKRAPVQSNNPAKYAVFIGDDDCSTLSKIREEVVYHVEKWSDTVHAKRTLINHLHKLKCETSFPRGESALSNKVIDYLGKCFSYSVAQNAGNTDGMQKAIRLIVPHAFGNHEHCLESWCGYKQDPTSYKHRDLPFGKDLVGESLKRSLEEVFEIYSSENVIKKLAHNASSQRNESLNSTIGSKNPKIRFYGGSESADQRVACSVAQKNMGKQYLLNVLQSANINPGCTMTSQVSKMDYERKQDQLRKQSKDFKKKRKQLRNVRSSKDSRLESRDGTVYESGSTLSLDPEVIIAASIQKAEIYQFEQQVPQFCFRKPRRYQTFNPGFEYNFVIYDTETNCGGKKAELVELSAFCHGTGDSFTKFVLPQHDINIYVSNINKFRIASFGNERVLHRNGFALQTVSLPECLLSFANFLKSTSATIKNATSKPVKILLIGHNANAFDTPLLIRSIAKYTETEPKFKELDLLFADSLVLIRHLLKENNQLLRKTDGSIPKVNLRDIYKCLFQSEFDNSHQGLADVMALDKVLFQSKLELTTEQIVNNSNTMILSTVQEDVQYLDKAHERLLTFNNRLYDDSDNSIIKKSLAKKLADSGLSFSDLRKLYSSTGPRGVAALLANPPSTSKGKSPRGTKCCITLQKIINFLKTLT; this comes from the coding sequence GACCACTTTCTTTGTTCAATGTTATGGCTGAAAAGAAGTTTGGTATTTCAAGCACTTTTGCTATTCAGTGCAGTATCTGTTCCCAGACAAACCACATTTCAACCAGCAAACAACACCGTGCAGGTTCCAGGGGACCCAAAGCATTTGATGCCAACACAAGAGTAGCTTTAGCTGCACTTGACAACGGTATTGGTTTTTCCCATGTCAACTCAATCTTAACAGCCCTTGACATACCAAATATGACTAGGAAAACATACAAGGTAAGAGAGCGCGAGGTTGGGAAGATAGCGGAAGGGGTGGCAAAGGCAACATGCAAAGTGATGTTTGATAAGGAATGTGAACTGGTGAAGGAAAACGGCGGCACTGTGGATACTGATGGTCTCTTACCCTTGTCTGTATCATATGACATGGGATGGTCCAAACGAGGTCGTGCACACAATTCCCTGACAGGTCATGGTGCGGTAATGGGCTCATTAACTGGGAAAGCACTGGACTTTACAACTAGAAACAAATTCTGTCGAACATGCCAGTCTGCCAGTCAAACTGGAGGCAATCCTAAACCTCATGATTGCAGAGTTAACCATCAAGCATCATCAAAATCAATGGAACCCCTAGGTGCAGTTGAATTATTTAAGAGAGCACCAGTACAGAGCAACAACCCTGCAAAGTATGCAGTGTTTATTGGTGATGATGATTGCTCAACACTGTCAAAAATAAGAGAAGAAGTTGTTTATCATGTGGAAAAATGGTCTGATACTGTGCATGCTAAGCGAACATTAATTAACCATTTGCACAAATTGAAATGTGAAACATCGTTCCCCCGGGGTGAATCAGCATTATCAAACAAAGTCATAGATTACTTAGGAAAATGTTTCAGCTATAGTGTAGCACAGAATGCAGGGAACACCGATGGTATGCAAAAGGCAATAAGGTTAATTGTTCCTCATGCCTTTGGGAATCACGAACACTGCTTAGAATCCTGGTGTGGGTACAAACAAGACCCAACAAGCTACAAACACAGGGACTTACCCTTTGGTAAAGATCTTGTAGGAGAAAGCCTGAAAAGATCACTGGAagaagtttttgaaatttatagTAGTGAAAATGTCATCAAGAAGCTAGCACACAATGCATCTTCACAAAGAAATGAAAGCCTGAACAGTACTATAGGTTCCAAAAACCCCAAAATACGTTTTTATGGAGGTAGCGAGAGTGCCGACCAGAGAGTGGCATGTTCTGTTGCACAGAAAAATATGGGTAAACAATATCTCTTGAATGTTTTGCAATCAGCAAATATTAACCCGGGGTGCACCATGACAAGTCAGGTTTCGAAAATGGATTATGAAAGGAAGCAAGACCAACTTCGGAAACAAAGCAAGGATTTCAAGAAAAAGCGAAAGCAGCTTAGAAATGTGCGTTCTAGCAAGGACAGTAGACTTGAATCACGAGATGGAACTGTGTACGAGTCAGGCAGTACTTTATCCCTGGATCCTGAAGTAATAATTGCTGCTAGcattcaaaaagctgaaatctATCAGTTTGAACAACAAGTACCCCAGTTTTGCTTTAGGAAACCTAGAAGATACCAGACATTTAACCCTGGTTTTGAATACAACTTTGTCATTTAcgacacagaaacaaattgTGGTGGCAAAAAAGCCGAGCTCGTCGAATTATCTGCTTTTTGTCACGGCACTGGCGATTCGTTTACGAAATTTGTCTTGCCTCAACATGATATTAATATATATGTAAGTAATATCAACAAGTTTCGCATTGCATCGTTCGGCAATGAACGCGTACTCCACAGAAATGGTTTCGCTTTACAAACCGTTTCTCTTCCAGAATGTTTACTGTCTTTCGCTAACTTCCTGAAATCCACAAGTGCCACAATCAAAAACGCAACATCAAAACCTGTAAAAATATTGCTCATAGGACACAACGCAAACGCATTTGACACACCATTGCTCATACGAAGCATCGCCAAGTATACAGAAACGGAACCCAAATTCAAAGAACTGGACTTGCTATTCGCGGACAGTTTAGTCTTGATCAGGCATCTTCTAAAGGAAAACAACCAGTTGCTCCGTAAAACAGATGGATCGATTCCAAAAGTAAACCTGCGAGATATCTACAAGTGTCTATTTCAGAGCGAATTTGATAATTCCCATCAAGGCTTAGCCGATGTCATGGCTTTAGACAAAGTGTTGTTTCAGTCAAAACTCGAATTGACAACAGAACAAATCGTGAACAAcagtaacacgatgattctgtcAACAGTCCAGGAAGATGTCCAGTATCTTGACAAAGCCCACGAAAGACTTCTCACGTTCAACAACAGGCTCTACGACGACTCTGATAATTCAATCATCAAGAAAAGTCTTGCTAAAAAACTTGCAGACTCTGGTTTGTCATTTTCTGACTTGAGGAAACTGTATTCGTCGACTGGACCACGAGGTGTCGCTGCTCTGCTGGCAAATCCGCCTTCGACATCCAAAGGAAAATCGCCACGAGGTACCAAGTGCTGCATAACATTGCAGAAGATAATCAACTTCCTCAAGACATTAACTTGA
- the LOC137980630 gene encoding uncharacterized protein: MVDHYSDYIELDSLSGNISANSVIRAMKRQFARHGIPDKLITDNGPQFESHECSRFAREYGFTLVKSSPYYSRGNGKADSAVKISKNILKKSRKEGPYLSLLAYRNTPQQGYNYSPAKRLMSRRLKDIIPTAQHQLTLQTASPCLVHDDIAERRRRSMVQYNKRVSQPLREFSKGETGFVKPRPENKHQPWICGEVIGRTGPRFCSVNTSRDQFEGITHGLDRQRLNQTKNSREEMSAWKLYPCLKVSLQKRINQWSRNLHPKVIKSLFLRYAVQ, from the coding sequence ATGGTCGACCATTACAGTGACTATATTGAGCTTGACTCCCTCAGCGGAAACATCTCGGCTAACTCAGTAATTAGAGCAATGAAGCGACAGTTTGCTCGCCATGGGATCCCAGATAAGCTGATAACCGACAATGGTCCTCAATTCGAAAGTCACGAGTGCTCAAGGTTTGCTCGAGAATACGGTTTCACCCTAGTCAAATCATCACCATACTACAGCCGGGGAAATGGGAAAGCGGATTCAGCAGTTAAGATTTCAAAAAACATTTTGAAGAAGTCGCGGAAAGAGGGTCCTTATCTGTCTCTCTTAGCGTACAGAAACACCCCTCAGCAGGGTTACAACTACTCCCCAGCAAAACGTCTCATGTCAAGAAGACTCAAGGATATCATCCCTACAGCACAACATCAACTCACCCTACAGACAGCGTCCCCATGTCTAGTGCATGATGACATCGCAGAAAGAAGACGAAGATCGATGGTTCAGTACAACAAGAGGGTTTCGCAGCCTCTTAGAGAGTTCTCCAAGGGAGAGACAGGGTTTGTGAAACCGAGGCCTGAAAATAAGCACCAACCTTGGATATGTGGTGAAGTTATTGGAAGGACTGGACCAAGGTTTTGCTCTGTAAACACCTCACGGGACCAGTTCGAGGGAATCACACACGGATTAGACAGGCAAAGGCTGAACCAGACGAAAAACTCGAGGGAGGAGATGAGCGCTTGGAAACTGTATCCTTGCCTGAAAGTGAGCTTACAGAAACGGATCAACCAGTGGAGCAGGAACCTACATCCCAAAGTGATCAAGAGCCTATTTCTACGTTACGCCGTTCAATGA